A single Macaca fascicularis isolate 582-1 chromosome 13, T2T-MFA8v1.1 DNA region contains:
- the DNMT3A gene encoding DNA (cytosine-5)-methyltransferase 3A isoform X6: MGILERVVRRNGRVDRSLKDECDTVKGWRLCNGRITRAEKKAKVIAGMNAVEENQGPGESQKVEEASPPAVQQPTDPASPTVATTPEPVGADAGDKNATKAGDDEPEYEDGRGFGIGELVWGKLRGFSWWPGRIVSWWMTGRSRAAEGTRWVMWFGDGKFSVVCVEKLMPLSSFCSAFHQATYNKQPMYRKAIYEVLQVASSRAGKLFPVCHDSDESDTAKAVEVQNKPMIEWALGGFQPSGPKGLEPPEEEKNPYKEVYTDMWVEPEAAAYAPPPPAKKPRKSTTEKPKVKEIIDERTRERLVYEVRQKCRNIEDICISCGSLNVTLEHPLFVGGMCQNCKNCFLECAYQYDDDGYQSYCTICCGGREVLMCGNNNCCRCFCVECVDLLVGPGAAQAAIKEDPWNCYMCGHKGTYGLLRRREDWPSRLQMFFANNHDQEFDPPKVYPPVPAEKRKPIRVLSLFDGIATGLLVLKDLGIQVDRYIASEVCEDSITVGMVRHQGKIMYVGDVRSVTQKHIQEWGPFDLVIGGSPCNDLSIVNPARKGLYEGTGRLFFEFYRLLHDARPKEGDDRPFFWLFENVVAMGVSDKRDISRFLESNPVMIDAKEVSAAHRARYFWGNLPGMNRPLASTVNDKLELQECLEHGRIAKFSKVRTITTRSNSIKQGKDQHFPVFMNEKEDILWCTEMERVFGFPVHYTDVSNMSRLARQRLLGRSWSVPVIRHLFAPLKEYFACV, from the exons ATGG GGATCCTGGAGCGGGTTGTGAGAAGGAATGGGCGCGTGGATCGTAGCCTGAAAGACGAGTGTGATACGGTGAAAGGATGGAGGCTGTGCAATGGGAGAATAACTAGG GCTGAGAAGAAAGCCAAGGTCATTGCAGGAATGAATGCTGTGGAAGAAAACCAGGGGCCCGGGGAGTCTCAGAAGGTGGAGGAGGCCAGCCCTCCTGCTGTGCAGCAGCCCACTGACCCCGCATCCCCCACTGTGGCTACCACACCTGAGCCTGTGGGGGCCGATGCTGGGGACAAGAACGCCACCAAAGCAGGCGATGATGAGCCAGAGTACGAG GACGGCCGGGGCTTTGGCATTGGGGAGCTGGTGTGGGGGAAACTGCGGGGCTTCTCCTGGTGGCCAGGCCGCATTGTGTCTTGGTGGATGACGGGCCGGAGCCGAGCAGCTGAAGGCACCCGCTGGGTCATGTGGTTCGGAGACGGCAAATTCTCAGTG GTGTGTGTTGAGAAGCTGATGCCGCTGAGCTCGTTTTGCAGTGCGTTTCACCAGGCCACGTACAACAAGCAGCCCATGTACCGCAAAGCCATCTACGAGGTCCTGCAG GTGGCCAGCAGCCGTGCAGGGAAGCTGTTCCCGGTGTGCCATGACAGCGATGAGAGTGACACTGCCAAGGCCGTGGAGGTGCAGAACAAACCCATGATTGAATGGGCGCTGGGGGGCTTCCAGCCCTCTGGCCCCAAGggcctggagccaccagaag AAGAGAAGAATCCCTACAAAGAAGTGTACACAGACATGTGGGTGGAACCTGAGGCAGCTGCCTATGCACCACCTCCACCAGCCAAAAAGCCCCGGAAGAGCACAACGGAGAAGCCCAAGGTCAAGGAGATTATTGATGAGCGCACAAGAG AGCGGCTAGTGTATGAGGTGCGGCAGAAGTGCCGGAACATTGAGG ACATCTGCATCTCCTGTGGGAGCCTCAACGTCACCCTGGAACACCCCCTCTTCGTTGGAGGAATGTGCCAAAACTGCAAG AACTGCTTTCTGGAGTGTGCGTATCAGTACGACGACGACGGCTACCAGTCCTACTGCACCATCTGCTGCGGGGGCCGCGAGGTGCTCATGTGCGGAAACAACAACTGCTGCAG GTGCTTTTGCGTGGAGTGTGTAGACCTCTTGGTGGGGCCGGGGGCTGCCCAGGCGGCCATTAAGGAAGACCCCTGGAACTGCTACATGTGCGGGCACAAGGGTACCTATGGGCTGCTGCGGCGGCGAGAGGACTGGCCCTCCCGGCTCCAGATGTTCTTCGCTAATAACCACGACCAGGAATTT GACCCTCCAAAGGTTTACCCACCTGTCCCAGCTGAGAAGAGGAAGCCCATCCGGGTGCTGTCTCTCTTTGATGGAATTGCTACAG GGCTCCTGGTGCTGAAGGACTTGGGCATTCAGGTGGACCGCTACATTGCCTCGGAGGTGTGTGAGGACTCCATCACGGTGGGCATGGTGCGGCACCAGGGGAAGATCATGTACGTCGGGGACGTCCGCAGCGTCACACAGAAGCAT ATCCAGGAGTGGGGCCCATTCGATCTGGTGATTGGGGGCAGTCCCTGCAATGACCTCTCCATCGTCAACCCTGCTCGCAAGGGCCTTTACG AGGGCACTGGCCGGCTCTTCTTTGAGTTCTACCGCCTCCTGCATGATGCGCGGCCCAAGGAGGGAGATGATCGCCCCTTCTTCTGGCTCTTTGAGAATGTGGTGGCCATGGGCGTTAGTGACAAGAGGGACATCTCACGATTTCTCGAG TCCAACCCTGTGATGATTGATGCCAAAGAAGTGTCAGCTGCACACAGGGCCCGCTACTTCTGGGGTAACCTTCCCGGTATGAACAG GCCGTTGGCATCCACTGTGAATGAtaagctggagctgcaggagtgTCTGGAGCATGGCAGGATAGCCAAG TTCAGCAAAGTGAGGACCATTACTACGAGGTCAAACTCCATAAAGCAGGGCAAAGACCAGCATTTCCCCGTCTTCATGAATGAGAAAGAGGACATCTTATGGTGCACTGAAATGGAAAG
- the DNMT3A gene encoding DNA (cytosine-5)-methyltransferase 3A isoform X7 translates to MGILERVVRRNGRVDRSLKDECDTAEKKAKVIAGMNAVEENQGPGESQKVEEASPPAVQQPTDPASPTVATTPEPVGADAGDKNATKAGDDEPEYEDGRGFGIGELVWGKLRGFSWWPGRIVSWWMTGRSRAAEGTRWVMWFGDGKFSVVCVEKLMPLSSFCSAFHQATYNKQPMYRKAIYEVLQVASSRAGKLFPVCHDSDESDTAKAVEVQNKPMIEWALGGFQPSGPKGLEPPEEEKNPYKEVYTDMWVEPEAAAYAPPPPAKKPRKSTTEKPKVKEIIDERTRERLVYEVRQKCRNIEDICISCGSLNVTLEHPLFVGGMCQNCKNCFLECAYQYDDDGYQSYCTICCGGREVLMCGNNNCCRCFCVECVDLLVGPGAAQAAIKEDPWNCYMCGHKGTYGLLRRREDWPSRLQMFFANNHDQEFDPPKVYPPVPAEKRKPIRVLSLFDGIATGLLVLKDLGIQVDRYIASEVCEDSITVGMVRHQGKIMYVGDVRSVTQKHIQEWGPFDLVIGGSPCNDLSIVNPARKGLYEGTGRLFFEFYRLLHDARPKEGDDRPFFWLFENVVAMGVSDKRDISRFLESNPVMIDAKEVSAAHRARYFWGNLPGMNRPLASTVNDKLELQECLEHGRIAKFSKVRTITTRSNSIKQGKDQHFPVFMNEKEDILWCTEMERVFGFPVHYTDVSNMSRLARQRLLGRSWSVPVIRHLFAPLKEYFACV, encoded by the exons ATGG GGATCCTGGAGCGGGTTGTGAGAAGGAATGGGCGCGTGGATCGTAGCCTGAAAGACGAGTGTGATACG GCTGAGAAGAAAGCCAAGGTCATTGCAGGAATGAATGCTGTGGAAGAAAACCAGGGGCCCGGGGAGTCTCAGAAGGTGGAGGAGGCCAGCCCTCCTGCTGTGCAGCAGCCCACTGACCCCGCATCCCCCACTGTGGCTACCACACCTGAGCCTGTGGGGGCCGATGCTGGGGACAAGAACGCCACCAAAGCAGGCGATGATGAGCCAGAGTACGAG GACGGCCGGGGCTTTGGCATTGGGGAGCTGGTGTGGGGGAAACTGCGGGGCTTCTCCTGGTGGCCAGGCCGCATTGTGTCTTGGTGGATGACGGGCCGGAGCCGAGCAGCTGAAGGCACCCGCTGGGTCATGTGGTTCGGAGACGGCAAATTCTCAGTG GTGTGTGTTGAGAAGCTGATGCCGCTGAGCTCGTTTTGCAGTGCGTTTCACCAGGCCACGTACAACAAGCAGCCCATGTACCGCAAAGCCATCTACGAGGTCCTGCAG GTGGCCAGCAGCCGTGCAGGGAAGCTGTTCCCGGTGTGCCATGACAGCGATGAGAGTGACACTGCCAAGGCCGTGGAGGTGCAGAACAAACCCATGATTGAATGGGCGCTGGGGGGCTTCCAGCCCTCTGGCCCCAAGggcctggagccaccagaag AAGAGAAGAATCCCTACAAAGAAGTGTACACAGACATGTGGGTGGAACCTGAGGCAGCTGCCTATGCACCACCTCCACCAGCCAAAAAGCCCCGGAAGAGCACAACGGAGAAGCCCAAGGTCAAGGAGATTATTGATGAGCGCACAAGAG AGCGGCTAGTGTATGAGGTGCGGCAGAAGTGCCGGAACATTGAGG ACATCTGCATCTCCTGTGGGAGCCTCAACGTCACCCTGGAACACCCCCTCTTCGTTGGAGGAATGTGCCAAAACTGCAAG AACTGCTTTCTGGAGTGTGCGTATCAGTACGACGACGACGGCTACCAGTCCTACTGCACCATCTGCTGCGGGGGCCGCGAGGTGCTCATGTGCGGAAACAACAACTGCTGCAG GTGCTTTTGCGTGGAGTGTGTAGACCTCTTGGTGGGGCCGGGGGCTGCCCAGGCGGCCATTAAGGAAGACCCCTGGAACTGCTACATGTGCGGGCACAAGGGTACCTATGGGCTGCTGCGGCGGCGAGAGGACTGGCCCTCCCGGCTCCAGATGTTCTTCGCTAATAACCACGACCAGGAATTT GACCCTCCAAAGGTTTACCCACCTGTCCCAGCTGAGAAGAGGAAGCCCATCCGGGTGCTGTCTCTCTTTGATGGAATTGCTACAG GGCTCCTGGTGCTGAAGGACTTGGGCATTCAGGTGGACCGCTACATTGCCTCGGAGGTGTGTGAGGACTCCATCACGGTGGGCATGGTGCGGCACCAGGGGAAGATCATGTACGTCGGGGACGTCCGCAGCGTCACACAGAAGCAT ATCCAGGAGTGGGGCCCATTCGATCTGGTGATTGGGGGCAGTCCCTGCAATGACCTCTCCATCGTCAACCCTGCTCGCAAGGGCCTTTACG AGGGCACTGGCCGGCTCTTCTTTGAGTTCTACCGCCTCCTGCATGATGCGCGGCCCAAGGAGGGAGATGATCGCCCCTTCTTCTGGCTCTTTGAGAATGTGGTGGCCATGGGCGTTAGTGACAAGAGGGACATCTCACGATTTCTCGAG TCCAACCCTGTGATGATTGATGCCAAAGAAGTGTCAGCTGCACACAGGGCCCGCTACTTCTGGGGTAACCTTCCCGGTATGAACAG GCCGTTGGCATCCACTGTGAATGAtaagctggagctgcaggagtgTCTGGAGCATGGCAGGATAGCCAAG TTCAGCAAAGTGAGGACCATTACTACGAGGTCAAACTCCATAAAGCAGGGCAAAGACCAGCATTTCCCCGTCTTCATGAATGAGAAAGAGGACATCTTATGGTGCACTGAAATGGAAAG
- the DNMT3A gene encoding DNA (cytosine-5)-methyltransferase 3A isoform X4: MPPQPAAAGASRPGPSSGDADLVLARRLPAHEPQGPTPRGLQWHLAPSGDRKSSRLGARAVAEKKAKVIAGMNAVEENQGPGESQKVEEASPPAVQQPTDPASPTVATTPEPVGADAGDKNATKAGDDEPEYEDGRGFGIGELVWGKLRGFSWWPGRIVSWWMTGRSRAAEGTRWVMWFGDGKFSVVCVEKLMPLSSFCSAFHQATYNKQPMYRKAIYEVLQVASSRAGKLFPVCHDSDESDTAKAVEVQNKPMIEWALGGFQPSGPKGLEPPEEEKNPYKEVYTDMWVEPEAAAYAPPPPAKKPRKSTTEKPKVKEIIDERTRERLVYEVRQKCRNIEDICISCGSLNVTLEHPLFVGGMCQNCKNCFLECAYQYDDDGYQSYCTICCGGREVLMCGNNNCCRCFCVECVDLLVGPGAAQAAIKEDPWNCYMCGHKGTYGLLRRREDWPSRLQMFFANNHDQEFDPPKVYPPVPAEKRKPIRVLSLFDGIATGLLVLKDLGIQVDRYIASEVCEDSITVGMVRHQGKIMYVGDVRSVTQKHIQEWGPFDLVIGGSPCNDLSIVNPARKGLYEGTGRLFFEFYRLLHDARPKEGDDRPFFWLFENVVAMGVSDKRDISRFLESNPVMIDAKEVSAAHRARYFWGNLPGMNRPLASTVNDKLELQECLEHGRIAKFSKVRTITTRSNSIKQGKDQHFPVFMNEKEDILWCTEMERVFGFPVHYTDVSNMSRLARQRLLGRSWSVPVIRHLFAPLKEYFACV, translated from the exons ATGCCTCCCCAGCCCGCAGCAGCCGGGGCGTCCCGGCCTGGCCCGAGTTCTGGAGATGCTGACTTAGTGCTGGCCCGCCGCCTCCCTGCCCACGAGCCCCAAGGCCCCACTCCTCGAGGGCTCCAGTGGCACCTGGCGCCCTCGGGGGACAGGAAGAGCAGCCGGCTGGGAGCCCGGGCAGTG GCTGAGAAGAAAGCCAAGGTCATTGCAGGAATGAATGCTGTGGAAGAAAACCAGGGGCCCGGGGAGTCTCAGAAGGTGGAGGAGGCCAGCCCTCCTGCTGTGCAGCAGCCCACTGACCCCGCATCCCCCACTGTGGCTACCACACCTGAGCCTGTGGGGGCCGATGCTGGGGACAAGAACGCCACCAAAGCAGGCGATGATGAGCCAGAGTACGAG GACGGCCGGGGCTTTGGCATTGGGGAGCTGGTGTGGGGGAAACTGCGGGGCTTCTCCTGGTGGCCAGGCCGCATTGTGTCTTGGTGGATGACGGGCCGGAGCCGAGCAGCTGAAGGCACCCGCTGGGTCATGTGGTTCGGAGACGGCAAATTCTCAGTG GTGTGTGTTGAGAAGCTGATGCCGCTGAGCTCGTTTTGCAGTGCGTTTCACCAGGCCACGTACAACAAGCAGCCCATGTACCGCAAAGCCATCTACGAGGTCCTGCAG GTGGCCAGCAGCCGTGCAGGGAAGCTGTTCCCGGTGTGCCATGACAGCGATGAGAGTGACACTGCCAAGGCCGTGGAGGTGCAGAACAAACCCATGATTGAATGGGCGCTGGGGGGCTTCCAGCCCTCTGGCCCCAAGggcctggagccaccagaag AAGAGAAGAATCCCTACAAAGAAGTGTACACAGACATGTGGGTGGAACCTGAGGCAGCTGCCTATGCACCACCTCCACCAGCCAAAAAGCCCCGGAAGAGCACAACGGAGAAGCCCAAGGTCAAGGAGATTATTGATGAGCGCACAAGAG AGCGGCTAGTGTATGAGGTGCGGCAGAAGTGCCGGAACATTGAGG ACATCTGCATCTCCTGTGGGAGCCTCAACGTCACCCTGGAACACCCCCTCTTCGTTGGAGGAATGTGCCAAAACTGCAAG AACTGCTTTCTGGAGTGTGCGTATCAGTACGACGACGACGGCTACCAGTCCTACTGCACCATCTGCTGCGGGGGCCGCGAGGTGCTCATGTGCGGAAACAACAACTGCTGCAG GTGCTTTTGCGTGGAGTGTGTAGACCTCTTGGTGGGGCCGGGGGCTGCCCAGGCGGCCATTAAGGAAGACCCCTGGAACTGCTACATGTGCGGGCACAAGGGTACCTATGGGCTGCTGCGGCGGCGAGAGGACTGGCCCTCCCGGCTCCAGATGTTCTTCGCTAATAACCACGACCAGGAATTT GACCCTCCAAAGGTTTACCCACCTGTCCCAGCTGAGAAGAGGAAGCCCATCCGGGTGCTGTCTCTCTTTGATGGAATTGCTACAG GGCTCCTGGTGCTGAAGGACTTGGGCATTCAGGTGGACCGCTACATTGCCTCGGAGGTGTGTGAGGACTCCATCACGGTGGGCATGGTGCGGCACCAGGGGAAGATCATGTACGTCGGGGACGTCCGCAGCGTCACACAGAAGCAT ATCCAGGAGTGGGGCCCATTCGATCTGGTGATTGGGGGCAGTCCCTGCAATGACCTCTCCATCGTCAACCCTGCTCGCAAGGGCCTTTACG AGGGCACTGGCCGGCTCTTCTTTGAGTTCTACCGCCTCCTGCATGATGCGCGGCCCAAGGAGGGAGATGATCGCCCCTTCTTCTGGCTCTTTGAGAATGTGGTGGCCATGGGCGTTAGTGACAAGAGGGACATCTCACGATTTCTCGAG TCCAACCCTGTGATGATTGATGCCAAAGAAGTGTCAGCTGCACACAGGGCCCGCTACTTCTGGGGTAACCTTCCCGGTATGAACAG GCCGTTGGCATCCACTGTGAATGAtaagctggagctgcaggagtgTCTGGAGCATGGCAGGATAGCCAAG TTCAGCAAAGTGAGGACCATTACTACGAGGTCAAACTCCATAAAGCAGGGCAAAGACCAGCATTTCCCCGTCTTCATGAATGAGAAAGAGGACATCTTATGGTGCACTGAAATGGAAAG
- the DNMT3A gene encoding DNA (cytosine-5)-methyltransferase 3A isoform X5, with product MNAVEENQGPGESQKVEEASPPAVQQPTDPASPTVATTPEPVGADAGDKNATKAGDDEPEYEDGRGFGIGELVWGKLRGFSWWPGRIVSWWMTGRSRAAEGTRWVMWFGDGKFSVVCVEKLMPLSSFCSAFHQATYNKQPMYRKAIYEVLQVASSRAGKLFPVCHDSDESDTAKAVEVQNKPMIEWALGGFQPSGPKGLEPPEEEKNPYKEVYTDMWVEPEAAAYAPPPPAKKPRKSTTEKPKVKEIIDERTRERLVYEVRQKCRNIEDICISCGSLNVTLEHPLFVGGMCQNCKNCFLECAYQYDDDGYQSYCTICCGGREVLMCGNNNCCRCFCVECVDLLVGPGAAQAAIKEDPWNCYMCGHKGTYGLLRRREDWPSRLQMFFANNHDQEFDPPKVYPPVPAEKRKPIRVLSLFDGIATGLLVLKDLGIQVDRYIASEVCEDSITVGMVRHQGKIMYVGDVRSVTQKHIQEWGPFDLVIGGSPCNDLSIVNPARKGLYEGTGRLFFEFYRLLHDARPKEGDDRPFFWLFENVVAMGVSDKRDISRFLESNPVMIDAKEVSAAHRARYFWGNLPGMNRPLASTVNDKLELQECLEHGRIAKFSKVRTITTRSNSIKQGKDQHFPVFMNEKEDILWCTEMERVFGFPVHYTDVSNMSRLARQRLLGRSWSVPVIRHLFAPLKEYFACV from the exons ATGAATGCTGTGGAAGAAAACCAGGGGCCCGGGGAGTCTCAGAAGGTGGAGGAGGCCAGCCCTCCTGCTGTGCAGCAGCCCACTGACCCCGCATCCCCCACTGTGGCTACCACACCTGAGCCTGTGGGGGCCGATGCTGGGGACAAGAACGCCACCAAAGCAGGCGATGATGAGCCAGAGTACGAG GACGGCCGGGGCTTTGGCATTGGGGAGCTGGTGTGGGGGAAACTGCGGGGCTTCTCCTGGTGGCCAGGCCGCATTGTGTCTTGGTGGATGACGGGCCGGAGCCGAGCAGCTGAAGGCACCCGCTGGGTCATGTGGTTCGGAGACGGCAAATTCTCAGTG GTGTGTGTTGAGAAGCTGATGCCGCTGAGCTCGTTTTGCAGTGCGTTTCACCAGGCCACGTACAACAAGCAGCCCATGTACCGCAAAGCCATCTACGAGGTCCTGCAG GTGGCCAGCAGCCGTGCAGGGAAGCTGTTCCCGGTGTGCCATGACAGCGATGAGAGTGACACTGCCAAGGCCGTGGAGGTGCAGAACAAACCCATGATTGAATGGGCGCTGGGGGGCTTCCAGCCCTCTGGCCCCAAGggcctggagccaccagaag AAGAGAAGAATCCCTACAAAGAAGTGTACACAGACATGTGGGTGGAACCTGAGGCAGCTGCCTATGCACCACCTCCACCAGCCAAAAAGCCCCGGAAGAGCACAACGGAGAAGCCCAAGGTCAAGGAGATTATTGATGAGCGCACAAGAG AGCGGCTAGTGTATGAGGTGCGGCAGAAGTGCCGGAACATTGAGG ACATCTGCATCTCCTGTGGGAGCCTCAACGTCACCCTGGAACACCCCCTCTTCGTTGGAGGAATGTGCCAAAACTGCAAG AACTGCTTTCTGGAGTGTGCGTATCAGTACGACGACGACGGCTACCAGTCCTACTGCACCATCTGCTGCGGGGGCCGCGAGGTGCTCATGTGCGGAAACAACAACTGCTGCAG GTGCTTTTGCGTGGAGTGTGTAGACCTCTTGGTGGGGCCGGGGGCTGCCCAGGCGGCCATTAAGGAAGACCCCTGGAACTGCTACATGTGCGGGCACAAGGGTACCTATGGGCTGCTGCGGCGGCGAGAGGACTGGCCCTCCCGGCTCCAGATGTTCTTCGCTAATAACCACGACCAGGAATTT GACCCTCCAAAGGTTTACCCACCTGTCCCAGCTGAGAAGAGGAAGCCCATCCGGGTGCTGTCTCTCTTTGATGGAATTGCTACAG GGCTCCTGGTGCTGAAGGACTTGGGCATTCAGGTGGACCGCTACATTGCCTCGGAGGTGTGTGAGGACTCCATCACGGTGGGCATGGTGCGGCACCAGGGGAAGATCATGTACGTCGGGGACGTCCGCAGCGTCACACAGAAGCAT ATCCAGGAGTGGGGCCCATTCGATCTGGTGATTGGGGGCAGTCCCTGCAATGACCTCTCCATCGTCAACCCTGCTCGCAAGGGCCTTTACG AGGGCACTGGCCGGCTCTTCTTTGAGTTCTACCGCCTCCTGCATGATGCGCGGCCCAAGGAGGGAGATGATCGCCCCTTCTTCTGGCTCTTTGAGAATGTGGTGGCCATGGGCGTTAGTGACAAGAGGGACATCTCACGATTTCTCGAG TCCAACCCTGTGATGATTGATGCCAAAGAAGTGTCAGCTGCACACAGGGCCCGCTACTTCTGGGGTAACCTTCCCGGTATGAACAG GCCGTTGGCATCCACTGTGAATGAtaagctggagctgcaggagtgTCTGGAGCATGGCAGGATAGCCAAG TTCAGCAAAGTGAGGACCATTACTACGAGGTCAAACTCCATAAAGCAGGGCAAAGACCAGCATTTCCCCGTCTTCATGAATGAGAAAGAGGACATCTTATGGTGCACTGAAATGGAAAG